The Streptosporangiales bacterium DNA window CCGACCACCCGGATCGGATCTATCGGATCGACATCGAACAAACCGTGACCATCAGCATCTCCAGGCACAACTCATGATCTCGCGAAACCCGCCACGATCAGCGGAACCCAACTGGCGTGTTACTGACCCACGCTCCTAGGGGAACAGGTGCGGGTCGGGCTCGCGGGAGACGTCGGCGCCGAGGGCGACGAGCTGGTCGACGAACCGCGGGTAGCCGCGGTCGATGTGGAACGCGCCGCCGACCGTGGTGACGCCCTCGGCGACGAGCCCGGCGAGCACGAGCCCCGCGCCCGCCCTGATGTCGGTGGCCTGGACGGGTGCGCCGGACAGCCGCTCGCGCCCGCGTACGGCCGCGTGGTGACCGTCGACGTGGATCTCCGCGCCCAGCCGGATCATCTCGTTGACGAACATGAACCGGGCCTCGAAGACGTTCTCGGTGATCATCGCGGAGCCGGACGCCACCGCGTTGAGCGCGATCACCAGCGGCTGCAGGTCGGTGGGGAATCCCGGGTACGGAAGCGTGACCACGTCGATCGCGCGGGGGCGTTCGGCGCCGACGACCCGTAGCGTGTCGTCGTCGACGGTGATCGTGGCACCCGCGTCGGTCAGCTTCTCGAGCGGCATCTCCATATGGCACCCGCGTGCGCCGCGGATGAGGACGTCCCCGCCGGTCATCGCGCCGCCGAACGCGAACGTGCTCGCGACGATGCGGTCGGGCGTGGTCACGTGGCGCGTCGCGCTGAGGCCGGGCACTCCCTCGACCTCGATCATCGAGGTGCCCGCTCCCCCGATCTTGGCGCCCATCTGCTGCAGCATGTCGATGATGTCGACGATCTCCGGCTCGCGCGCCGCGTTGTCGATGACCGTACGGCCGTCGGCCAGCACCGAGGCCATCAGGATCGTCTCCGTGGCGCCGACGCTGGGGAAGTCGAGCACGACCGTGGCGCCGGTCAGCCCGTGCGGCGCCTTCGCGATCAGGTAGCCGTGCTCGCTCTCGATGGTCGCGCCGAGCCGTTCGAGTCCGGCGATGTGCAGGTCGAGCCCGCGCGAGCCGATCGCGTCGCCACCCGGCAGCGCGACGCGGGCCTCACCGGTACGCGCGACGAGCGGTCCGAGCACGCAGATCGACGCGCGCAACCGGCGGACGAGCTCGTACTCGGCCGCGTTGCCCGGCCGGGCCGGCACCGTGATCCGCACCGAGCCGTTCGTGCGCTCGGTCTCACAGCCGAGCTGCTCGAGAAGTTCGGACATGAACTGCACGTCGAGGATGTCGGGCACCGATTCCAGGTGCGTCGTGCCCTCGGCGAGGAGGGTCGCCGCCATCAGCTTGAGCACGCTGTTCTTCGCGCCCACGACCTGGACCTCACCCGCCAGCCGGGCGCTGCCTTCGACTCGAAACCGTTCCACCCGCGGCATGCTACGCGTCCCGATCTCGTCGGGGACGGCTAGCCTGCTGTCATGACAGGCAAGAAGTCGAGGCTCGTGCTCTCGCAGATCTACACCCGCACCGGCGACGACGGCACCACCGCCCTCGGTGACATGTCGCGTACGCGCAAGACCGACCCACGGGTCGAGGCGTACGGCGAGGTCGACGAGGCGAACAGCGCGATCGGTGTCGCGCTCGCCCTCGGCGAGCTCCCCCAGCCGGTGACCGACCTGCTGCTCAGGGTGCAGAACGAGCTGTTCGACGTCGGCGCGGACATCTGCGCACCCGTGGTCGCCGATCCCGAGTTCCCGCCTCTCCGGATCGACCAGAGCTACGTCGACCGCCTCGAGCAGGAGTGCGACGAGTTCAACGCGGATCTCCCCTCGCTGCGCAGCTTCGTGCTGCCCGGCGGCACCAGTGGCGCGGCGCTGCTCCACGTCGCCCGCACGGTCACCCGGCGGGCCGAACGCGCGACCTGGCAGGCGATCGAGCGGCACGGCGACGCGGTCAGCCCGCTCACCGTCACCTACCTGAACCGGCTCTCCGACCTGCTGTTCATCCTCGCCAGGTCCGCCAACGCCGAACGAGGCGACGTCGAATGGCGACCGGGCGGCGAACGCACCTGACCGCGGGTACATTCAGCCGTATGGCCACCGAGAAGGTCACGTTCACGCAGGCGCGCGAGACGCTCCTCGCGACCCTGTACGGCAGGGCACTCGACAGCAGGTCGAAGAACCCGATCCTGGGCGACCACGCGGCGGCCGAAGCGGTCGAACGGA harbors:
- the murA gene encoding UDP-N-acetylglucosamine 1-carboxyvinyltransferase encodes the protein MPRVERFRVEGSARLAGEVQVVGAKNSVLKLMAATLLAEGTTHLESVPDILDVQFMSELLEQLGCETERTNGSVRITVPARPGNAAEYELVRRLRASICVLGPLVARTGEARVALPGGDAIGSRGLDLHIAGLERLGATIESEHGYLIAKAPHGLTGATVVLDFPSVGATETILMASVLADGRTVIDNAAREPEIVDIIDMLQQMGAKIGGAGTSMIEVEGVPGLSATRHVTTPDRIVASTFAFGGAMTGGDVLIRGARGCHMEMPLEKLTDAGATITVDDDTLRVVGAERPRAIDVVTLPYPGFPTDLQPLVIALNAVASGSAMITENVFEARFMFVNEMIRLGAEIHVDGHHAAVRGRERLSGAPVQATDIRAGAGLVLAGLVAEGVTTVGGAFHIDRGYPRFVDQLVALGADVSREPDPHLFP
- a CDS encoding cob(I)yrinic acid a,c-diamide adenosyltransferase; its protein translation is MTGKKSRLVLSQIYTRTGDDGTTALGDMSRTRKTDPRVEAYGEVDEANSAIGVALALGELPQPVTDLLLRVQNELFDVGADICAPVVADPEFPPLRIDQSYVDRLEQECDEFNADLPSLRSFVLPGGTSGAALLHVARTVTRRAERATWQAIERHGDAVSPLTVTYLNRLSDLLFILARSANAERGDVEWRPGGERT